The Phycisphaerae bacterium DNA segment ATATCCGTTTGAACAACGCCCCTCGCGGCGGGTTGTCTGACCCGAACATTCAGCCTGCTACTGCATCGGAAACTTGCCCGGATCGCCTTCGCCGTAGCAAGACCCAGGTGGTCTGGTTCGATGCCGTAGTCACAAGAGTGTTCCGGGAACGCGTCGGTGTTCAAAAGGAAAATGCTGAGCGTTGGGCTGGGCAATCAGTCTCTCAGTGCCTGCTCGCCAAACCGCCAAGTCCTCTTCCAACAGCTCAGCACCGAGGATGGCAGCAACCCAGGCACGGATGCTCACAGGAAGACTTGCTTGCGAACCGTCGCGATCACCCGTCATGTTTACACCCGTACGGCGCGACCTTCCCCAACCGCATATCAGCCTTGTGTATATCAGTGATCTTGTCTGATATGTTCTGATTTACCAGGCTTGCCCTCACCATCTTGCCACGACCAACAGCAACCCCCCAGGCAACAGTGAAAACGACCTCTCCTGATCCGCTCGTGCGACGCCCGTCAGCGAGGATAGAATCCCCGTCGACGCGCGCGGTCCAACCGAAAGCTCAGACCGCAACATGCGTTTTGCCCAGGAGGCTGGCTGACAATGGATTTCATCCCCATCACCCGGGTCCGGCGGACCTTTCCGGCTGATCGGCTCACGGATATCGAAGCTTCCGTATCCGAAGAACTCATTCACTGCGGCGTCAATCTTCAACCGGGCTCGCGGATTGCGATTGCGGTGGGCAGCCGAGGCATTGCTGAACTGGACCGATTCGTACGGGCGGTCGTCCAGTGGGTTCGCCGATGCGGGGCCGAGCCCTTCATCGTGCCGGCCATGGGAAGCCACGGCGGCGCCACCGCCGAGGGGCAACGCGCGGTATTGGCAGCTTACGGTGTAACCGAGGAGAACGTCGGGTGTCCGGTGCGATCATCCATGGAGGTCGTCGAACTGCCCCAGGGCGATCTGCCCACGAAGGTCTTTCTTGATCGCCAGGCCGCCTCCGCCGACAACACGATCCTCATCAATCGCATCAAGATGCACACTTCTTTTCGGGGTCGATACGAGAGCGGCCTCATGAAGATGATAGCCGTCGGGCTGGGCAAACATGCTCAAGCCCAGGCTCTTCATCGCCTCGGCGTCGACGGCCTCCGCGAGATGATGCCGCGCGTCGCGGGCCGGATTCTCACCCATGGCAATATCCTCCTGGGCCTCGCGATCGTCGAGAATGCCTATGACGAACCGATGCTCGTTCGCGCCATTCGCGCACCCGACATTCCCGCCGAAGAGCCGGCCCTGCTCGACATCGCCCGCGCTAACATGCCCGCTTTGCCCGTTGATCGCCTCGACGTGCTGATCGTTGACCAGATCGGCAAGGACATCAGCGGCCTCGGCATGGATCCCAATGTCATCGGGCGGCTGAAGATCCGCGGTCAGCCAGAGCCCAAGTCCCCTGACATCCGCGTCATCACCATTCACGATCTCTCCTCGGCCTCACACGGTAATGCCATTGGCATGGGCCTGGCTGACATTATTACCCGCCGACTGTTCGACAAGATCGATTTCACTTCAACCTACGCCAATGTCCTGACCACCACCTTCCTGGAGCGAGCTAAGGTCCCCATCATCGCCGACACGGACCGTGAAGCGGTCCGAATGGCCCTGCAGGCTTGCCCGGTGTCCCGCCCCGACGAGGTTCGCTTGATCCGCATTCGTAACACCTTGCGGCTCGATGACTTACAGGTATCACTCCCTGTGCTGAACGAGATCCGGACGCTTCCCGGTATCCAAGTATCAGGTTCTGTCGAGTCCTTGTTCGACTCCGCCGAAGCGCTCCGGCCGTGGACGTGACATCCAACGGCTTTCTGGAATATGGACCACAGCGGTTGACCGAGTCATCCGATGTGTACCAGGCAAGCCCTCATCTCGGATGGCCAGGGACGGCGTCCGGGCAGCAGGATCGATGGCGGCATGGGCTGTCAGGCAACGGAAACGCAAGCAGGCTCATTCGTCGCGCTCTCCTGCGCCAGGAACCGCACTCCTGCCGACCTGTGGGCTGTTCCAGAAAAACCATGATTCTACAACCCCCTGACGATGAGGCCTTACGCAGGAATGGCACGCGACGATCAAGCCGCGCGACATTGGCCTTCATTGCCTTGGTCGTGGACGCGGCCTTTGTCATGGCACCAGGCTGTCAATTCCCCTCAGCCAATTCCGATATCGTTCCCGATCAACTCATCGTATCCCTCAGACCGGGTGCCACACAGGGCGATCTCGTGAATCTCCTGAACGGCCATGACGCCGCCGTCAACGGCCAGCTACAGGGCCTGTCCGCCTACCTCGTCGGCGTTGACCCCCGCAATCGCGAACAATTGGCCCGATCGCTTCGTGGCTCTCCCCTGGTCGAGGAGGTCTTGAACAACCGGCTTATCCAGGTCGAGATCACGCCCAACGATCCCGACTACACCATCCAGTGGTTCCTTCAGACGGTGCACGTTCCTCAGGCTTGGACACTGACCGCCGGAAGTGGCAACATTACGGTCGCCGTTCTGGACACCGGTGTCGATGCCTCACATCCTGACCTCGCAGACAAGCTCAGAACCGGCGCCAACACCTTCGACACAGGCTTGAGCTACGCGGACACTTCCGGCCACGGCACGGCCGTCGCCGGGATTATTGGGGCTCAAAGCAACAACGCCGACGGCGCGGCTTCCGTTGCCCCGGGTTGTCCCATCCTGCCGATTCGTGTCACGGGCCCCGACAACAAGGCTGATAGCTGGTCCATCGCCGCCGGCATCGCCTTGGCTGTCAATCGCGGCGCCAAAGTGATCAACATCTCATTCGCCCCCCTGCACGAAAACGACATCGTGCTTCGACAGGCCCGCATGGCTTGGGTCTCGGGCTGCCTGACCGTGATCGCCGCGGGTAACGGCGGTGGCCGGGTAGAGGCGGTCGGATCGGACGAGGTGCTCTTTGTCGGCGCGATCGATCAGTTCGACAAGCTGGCCTCCTTCTCCACCTCCGGCGATTTCGTCGATCTGGTCGCCCCCGGTGTGAGCATCTACACCACAACTCTGGGCAACGCCTACGCGGCTTGGACCGGAACGTCCTTTGCCGCCCCCATCGCCTCGGGCATTGCCGCCCTCATCTGGTCGGTGAATCCCAATCTTCGGCCGGCGACGGTACGCGACATCCTCCTGGCAACCGCTCGTGACCTTGGCCCCACCGGCTGGGATGAGACCTTCGCCTTCGGATGCGTCGATGCGGCAACCGCCGTGGAACTGGCCGTCCGGATCGTCGAACAGCAGGATACGACCCCGCCCACCATTGCTATCGTCTCGCCCGCCGGTGGCACGGCCGTCTCGTCGCCAACCGTTCTTCAGGTCGAGGCCGGTGATGCCTTGGGAATCGCCGAAATCGTGCTTTACGTCGATCAAACCCGGAAGGCTTCCGATTCCGTCTGGCCTTACGGCTTCGTGCTCGATCCCGGAAAGTATGCGACCGGAGTGCATGAGCTGCGGGTGAAAGCGGTCGACCTTGCCGGCAACGTGAGCGAAGCGGCCATCAACGTCACCATCACGTCCGCTCCCGATGGTATTCCTCCGATCGTCGACATTACCTCCCCCCGTTCACAAACCACCGTCCGAGGCATGGTAAGCATCGTCGCAAGAGCAACCGACGACCGGGCCTTGTCGCGGATTGAAATCCTCATCGACGGTAACAGTGTCCTCTCGCTGGAACCGTCGGACTCGGGCGCGACCGTGGCTCACAATTGGAACACCGCCGACCCACGTGTGGCGCTCGGATCGCACACCATCACCGTCCGTGCCACTGACGCCTCAGGAAATGCCGCCACATCATCCGTGAACGTCACTGTGGCTCGTTGAAGAGAGGCTTGCCGGTTGCCGGGCACAGGGCTTCCATCCGCTCGGGCAGGTTCTTCGACCGACCTGCGTTTGACTTGGCGTCAGATCCGACGTGCCTGCCCTCTCAACGGGCTTGCAGGCCGGAGGATTCTGTGCACCGGGGGTTTGAACATTTCATGTTTTCGGCGGTAGGGGCCGCCCCGGCGGACCATTCGCCCGCCTTCGTCGTTCTTCATTTGCCGGCGGTGCCGTGTGCGGTGCCGGGGTGGACTATGCCGTGACCGTCGGCGCCGTCGCCGTGACCGCACTCAGCTCGCGCACCACGATGTCCATATCTGCTTCGGTCAGGCATGGACACATCGGCAGCGACAGCAATTGGTCGCAGTACCGATCGGTGTAAACCAGCGGCCGCGGGACGATGCACCGCGTGCTCAGGCCGACTTGTCGGTGAATGGGCACGGGATAGTGAATCCCCGCCCCGATGCCTTTTGAATTCAGATGCTTCAGAACCTGGTCCCGCTGATTGCATCGCACGACGAAGAGATGATAGATGTGGTCGACGTGAGGACGTTCGACGGGCGGCGAAATGTTGGCCCCGGCCAGCTTCTCGCGGTAACGGGCGGCCAGTTGCCGCCGCGTCGCATTCCATTCGTCCAGGTAGCGCAGTTTCACCCGTAGAATCGCCGCCTGCATGCTGTCCAGCCGGCAGTTGTAACCCGGCATGGTGTGGTAATACTTCACCGTCGAACCATAATTGCGAGCCGCCATGAGCCACGCGGCCAGATCCTCATCGTTGGTCACGACGGCACCGCCGTCGCCCATCGCTCCCAGATTCTTGCCCGGATAGAAACTGAAACACCCGGCCCGCCCCATGCTCCCCGCCCGACGCCCCTTGTACCGTGCGCCGTGTGCCTGCGCCGCGTCCTCAATGACCAACAGACCGTGCTCGTCGGCGATGGCCTGAATCATGTCCATCTCGGCCGGCTGACCGTATAGATGCACCGGCACGATCGCCTTGGTTCGCGGGGTGATCGCCGCCGCGATCCGCCGCGGATCGAGGTTGTATGTCTCCGGATCATGGTCCACCAGGACCGGCGTGGCGCCGGCATGGTAGATCGACAGCGCGGTTGCGATGAACGTGTTCGAGGTGGTGATCACCTCGTCGCCCGGACCGATCCCCAAACCCCTCATCGCCAACGTCAGGGCGTCCAGCCCGCTGCCCACACCCACACAGTACTTCGTCTCGCAGTAGGCGGCGAACTCTTCCTCGAACGCCGCCAGGTCCGAGCCCGTGATGAAATCACCTTGGGCCAGCACTCGGTTGATGGCCGTTCGAATCTCGGTGTACAACTTGTCGTGCAACCGCTTGAGGTTGACCAGTGGTATGGACATGGCCGTTACTCGCCTTGCGACGTTGGACCCCAGCTCTCAGACCGGGCCGCAAAGCCGGATCGAGAGGTTTTGGCCACCTCTTGGTGGACCCCGCGATGAGTACCATGCAACCCCATCCGTCTCCTGCTCCAACGTTCGTTATCGGTCACGACCAGGGGGCGATTAAGTTGCCCGGCATTTAATTCGCACGGATTTTTATCCGGTGCCCCGCGATCGATAAGCGGCAGAAATGGCCCAGGGCCCGTGCGTGGCATCCCGCCCGAAGCCGCCGATGCCTTCCCCGCCGGCGCTCTCCAGCCCAGCACACGGCGGCAGCCAAGCCACCCGTGCCGATCGGGTTCTCGCCAAGCCGATACCGTCGGCCAATACCTGGACCTTGATCGTCCTTCCGGCCTTTTGGCCCGCCACCCTCATGTACCGCCCGGCCGGTCTCCGCTGGCCACCTCTCCCTCCGGAGCACTCAGCGTGTTATGAACGCGGAGAAACCGCCACCGACGCCGAAAAAAGAGGGCTTGTTCGCCTGCTCGTTCGTATCAGTTGAATTGATGACCCGCTCGTGAAATGGGAAGAGAACAACCGGCATGACAATGCCAATGATCCAAACCCGGCTGATTGCCAACTTCTTGTTTTTCAAAGGCATGGAGAGGAACAACGTGCTCACGGTCCTGCATCTGGCAGTCGGCCGCCGCTGGCTCACCGATCGATTTGCCAAACAAACCCAACTTACACTCCTGCTTCAATTCGCCCCCCTCGTGCGGGCACCCCCGCGACAACCGGTCCCCCGCAGGCGCCTCCCGCAACTGAGGCCCGAACGGCCCAAATCAGCGGACAACACACCGCGCCTGGCGTTAAGCCGTCACCCGGAGGTCGGAGAGCATGTTTGTCAAACCAGATATTGGCCGGTTAGAGTGCCTGCCAACACAGAGGACGCACGACTCATGACCAATAACGGCCAGTCTACCGCGGTCTCTCCGCCCACGGCTAAGCCGGCCATACCTCGTTGGCATCTTCACCGCCGAATGTACGATTGGGTGCTCCATTGGGCCGACACGCCGTACGGCGCAATTGCTCTGTTTTTGCTGGCTTTTGCTGAGTCAAGCTTCTTCCCGGTACCGCCCGACGTGCTGCTCATCGCCCTCGTGCTCGGATCACGCGCCCGGTGGTTCCGCTTCGCGATGACCTGCACGCTCGCAAGCGCAATCGGAGGCATCGCCGGCTACGGGATCGGACTTGCCTTCATGGACACGATCGGGACGCGGATCATCGCCTTCTATCATGCCGAGTCGTATTATCAGCAGGTGACGCAGTGGTATCAGCAGTACGACTACTGGATCGTATTCATCGCCTCTCTGACGCCGATTCCCTATAAGGTGTTTACGATTGCTTCCGGCGCGTTCCATATGAATCTGCTGGGGTTCGTGATCGTCTCGATTGTGGGCCGCGGCGCGCGGTTCTTCGCCGTCTCGGCGCTCCTGTATTTCTTCGGTCCGCCGATGAAGCGATTCATCGATCGCTACTTCAATCTGCTCTGCGTTGTGTTCGTGATCCTGCTGGTTGGCGGTTTCGCCGCCATCAAGTATGTTCGGTGATCGCATAACGGCAGGCGTCGAGGCGATGACCGAGCCTGATTCTGCGGGGGCAAAGGCTATCTGTGGCTTGCGGCCTGATCCTGGTCAGATCGATGACGAGAGGACCATGTATGAACAAGAATCACTGCCGGCGTGCCGCATGTTTGCGGCATGTCTCACAAACGGCGTTGGTGTTTGTCGCTCTTGCGTGCGGCTGCGGCGGCGATACGCGGCGTGGAGGACCTACAGTGAGTTTGAATCATGATGACACGCGGCCGGTGTCTGAGAAGGCGTCAGAGGACGGGAAGAAGGTCGGCGGACGCCAGGTGCGCGTCGCCGCCATCCAGATGCTGCCGGCGACCGGCGATCCCAAGGCCAACGTCGAACGAGCCGACCGGCTGGTTCGCGAGGCGGTGCAAAAGCACCGTGCTCAGCTTGTCATCCTGCCGGAGACCACGCTCACCGGCTACACGTCGCCGTCCGACAAGGGTTTGACCCTCGCTCAGTCGCGCGAACTGGCCGAGCCGGTCCCCGGCCCTTCGGTGAATCACTTTGCCCGACTGGCGGCCGAGCTCAAGGTTTACATCGTCTGGGGCCTGCACGAGCGATCCGGCGACAAGTACTACAACGCCGCCGTTCTGCTTTCACCGAAAGGCGAGATCCTCGGCACTTATCGCAAGGTGCACATCAACAAGTACGAGAGCCACATGGGCTGGACCAACGGCGATCGCTTCCAGGTGTGGCCCTGCGAGATTGATGGTGTTTCGTTCAACCTGGGCATCATGATCTGCTTCGACCGCGAGGTGCCTGAGGCCGCGCGCTGCCTGACCGTGTTGGGGGCGGACATCATCGCGATCCCGCAGGCAACCGGCTGCACCTGCGAGATACCGATTCACCGCGACCAACTTCGCGTGCGGGCCTACGAAAACGAGGTGTATATCGCGATGGCCAACTGGGCCGGCCCCGTGTTCAAGGGGCACAGCATGATCATCGCCCCGAGCGGCGAGGTGATCCGGCTCGGCACGCGCGACGAGGAGATTCTTGACGCGACGTTCGATCTGGATGCTCTCAAGAAGCACCGCGAGAACGGCATCTACGGCCGCCACCACCGCCGGCCGGCGGTATACGGCCCGCTACTGGAGCAGTAGACGGAGGCCCCAGATGGGAATCCGGGGCCAGCGGGCGGAAAATCTGGGGCCAGCGGCTAAGAATCCGCTCGGCCCGGAATCCTTTCCGGGCCGTTTCTCTTCCCGAATCCCTTCGGCATTCGGCGATTATGAGGATGGGAATCCTCGCCACGGAGGCCCCAGATGGGAATCCGGGGCCAGCGGGCGGAAAATCTGGGGCCAGCGGCTCCGCTCGGCCCGGAATCCTTTCCGGGCCGTTTCACTTCGCGAATCCCTTCGGCATTCGGCGATTATGAGGATGGAAATCCTCGCCACCGAGGCCCCAGATGGGAATCTGGGGCCAGCGGGCGGAAAATCTGGGGCCAGCGGCTCCGCTCGGCCCGGAATCCTTNNNNNNNNNNNNNNNNNNNNNNNNNNNNNNNNNNNNNNNNNNNNNNNNNNNNNNNNNNNNNNNNNNNNNNNNNNNNNNNNNNNNNNNNNNNNNNNNNNNNGCGAATCCCTTCGGCATTCGGCGATTATGAGGATGGAAATCCTCGCCACCGAGGCTCCAGATGGGAATCTGGGGCCGGCGCGTGAACATTGGGGGTCGGCAGCTCCAGATAGGAATCCAGAGGCAGCGGCTACTCGGTTGTCTCGTAGGCCTTGTCACCAAGGACCACGATGACCTTGCTGCCCAAGGCAAAGCACTTGCCCAGGTCCGGATGAGCGGCGACCAGTTCGAAGTACTCCTTGCTGAAGGCCTTGACCGTCGTCGTCTGAAGCTCCTTCTTGTAGCGGCTGTCAACCCACTTCTCGCCGTCGCGGTAGAAGGTGCGCGACCCGACGTAACGCATCACCTGCTCATCTTCTTGGCCGGCCGGTTGACTGGCTGGGGCATACCCATACCGGGCAGCATCGCCCAAACTCGCGACTCCGCCGGCGGCGGGCTCTCTGCCAACCGAACCACGAGCGTAGCCCCCGAAATAGCTGTCCATCTCATGAGGCCTTTCCGCAACGGCCATCCGCTTCGCCTCCTTGGACATCGCCACTGCCTCGTCCCCCGCGTCCATACTGAACAGTCGGCCGGAGTCCCGGGGTCTCGCCGGCGCCGGCGGTCGTGGCCGTGCCTTCACCAACCTGCGGTGCAGCGTCAGGCCTTCAATTCGATCACTCTCGCCCCGCGCGAGCCGACCCTCGTCTTCCTCCATGATCAGCATCGAGGTGTACGGCGTGACGATGCCGAACCGCTTGGCCAACTGAACGACTTCCTCGCGAACCTCCTTGTTCTCGCCGTGCAGCCGGATTTCATCGAGCAGATAGCCGACCTTGCGTGTTGCCCACAGCCGCGGCAGGTATTCCTGGCCCGCGTCGGTCTGCGGGAATGACTCTTCCCACGATCGTTTCAGGTCCTCATCGCCGCAACGGCCGGCCAGTTCCACCTTGCCTTTGCCGGGGTTGGCATAACGGCCGAAAATGACCAGTTCGCCACCCTTGAACAGATCCGGCAGTACCTTGGGATACAGGTCATGCACACCCAGGCCGCTGTCGAAGGTCAACTTCAGGTCGCTGAGCACGGGATTGGCGATCGTCCCGTAGAAGTTCGAGAGCTTGAGCTCCAGGTCCTCGTTTTCCGCGACGTAGTCGCGTGAGCCGTGGTTGTCCTCGGCCAGCTTGTCAAGCAGCTTGGTATTGACGTCGTTTCCCACCCCGAAGACAAAAAGACGAACACCGCCGGCATTGGCCTTCTTCACGTTCTCAAGTATCCGGTCAATGTTGGTTTCGCCGATGGTCGGCAGGCCGTCGGTGAGGAAGACGATCATGTACGGCCTGCCCTTGTCTTCATCGCTGCTACCGCGGGCTTTCAGGGCCGCGAGCAGAGCGTCATGGATCGCCGTCCCGCCGGCAGCCTGAAGCTCGGCGGCAAACTGCCGGGCCGTCTCAACGTTCTCCGGCTTGGCCGGAACCAGCACGTCCCTGTAAGGCCGGGCTTCCGTCGAAAAAGCCACGATGTTGAAGCGGTCGTCCGCGTTGAGATTCGCGAGGCAATATCGCAAAGCCTCACGGGCCTGCTGGATCTTCTTGCCGGCCATGCTGCCCGAGGTGTCGATGACGAAGCAGATGTCCTTGGCTACCACCTTGCGAGGCCGGGCGCCTTCGCCGGGGATGATCCGGGCCATGAAGTAGCCTTCTTCACCCGCCTGCCGGTGAGTCAGCAACACGAATGCGAAGTCCTCGTTGCTGGTCTTGTAGCTGATCACGAAGTCCTTGTCCGGCAGCACATTGGAGGCCTCATAGCCCACGCTGGCTTCGTTATCCCCCTTCCGGTCGATGCTCGCCTGGTGCGATGGGCAGAACACCGTGGCCAACGGCTGGCGGGTCTTGATGCGGGCTCGAATGGCAACCTGACTGATCGGAGCCGACGAATACTTCTCCGTGTTGAGCGGGTAGCGATAGGTCGCCAGGCCGTTCGTGGCCGTGATGACCTGCGAGTATTCGAGCTTGATCCGCACGTCGCCGTTGGCTGGGATCGGGAACACACGGGCTCTGTACATCCGGCTGCCGATGTACTCGAGCAGCGCCGGATCCTTCATCTTGCTGACGATCTCCTCATAGATCTGCTGCGCCCTGTCCTTGTCGAGGACCTCGGCCTGCACCTCCTTGTCCCCGATCATCATGCTGAACTTCTGGACGGCCACATCGTCGGCCATCGGGAAGATGTAAGTGCCTTCGAGCTGAACGTTGTTGGGGTTGTGGAAGGTCTGGTCGATACGCGTGACGCCGACGCTGTCGGTGAGCTCGGCCTCGACCAGGTGATTCTTCACCTGCAGCGGCATGTGGTATCGCCAGGGTGTCGGCCGCGGCACGGGGCGTGGATGAGGCCACAGCCGCCGGATCTCCTCGACGCTGCGATCATCGACCACGATGAAACCGTCTGCCATCGCCCGTGGGACGGGGCCGCCGGCAGCGAGTGCTAACAAGGCAAGCAACGGAACCACAATACCGAGAGATTTCACCGAGGTCTTCATGACGTGTTCCTCCGTTTCTGGGCAAGACAGTCGGCCGATGAGCGACCTGTGTGGGGCGCCTGTCAGGGGCTCTCCTGAATGTCCTGAGTGACCCGCGGCATGGGGGCATACCCAGCCCCGTGCGGTTATGAGCCCTACACTGGATTCTATCCTTCGGCCCGTCGTTTAGACGCAAACTTGCCCGAAAAGTTCCTTCATTCAACTTTCTTGGGGTGGACGGGGTATTAATGATCGGATACATGGAGAGCTTGGCACCAGCCCTAATTGCTCCGGTCGTCGTGCCTGCCGGCGTCTGGGGGGTATCAGGAGTCTTCCCGTGGGTTCCCTGTCTCCACCCGACCTCCGAAGCGACGAGGAGTTGATCCGGGCGATCAACCAGGGTGACACCGCAGCCTTCGAAACCCTGTACTACCGCTATCGCGACTGGGTGGTTCGGCTGGCGACTCGGTTCAGCGGCCGGACCGATGATGCCCTCGATGTCCTCCAAGACACCTTCGCCTACCTGCTGCGTAAAACGCCGAGTCTCCGTCTTTCCGCCAGAATGACGACGTTCCTCTACCCGGTCGTAAAGCACCTCAGCTTGGCCGCTCGCCGAAGAAGCTGCCGTTCGCTCGGTTGCGAGCTCGATGCCGACGTCCCGGCCCCGCCGCCGTCCGAAAACGACGGCGCTCGAAGCAGCTTGGCCGAGGTCATGGCCGGCTTGTCCCCGGACCAGCGAGAAGTCGTTCTCATGCGGTTCGTTGACGACATGACCCTGGCCGAGATCGCCCAGGCATTACGGATGCCTGTCGGGACCGTCAAGTCCAAGCTGCACCGGGCTTTAGAGCGATTGCAGAACGATCCTCGCACGCGGGCTTACTTTCAGCGATAAAGATGGGCTGCGCGGAAAAGCGATGTCGCCGGCTTTTCCCGGTGCCTTACCGCCCGCCGCTTTGCAGACGGCCCTGTTCCTTCAGGACCGAGAAAAGCGGTCCACCAAGCCGCGCTGGGTGGATCGGATTGCCGGACGGAGTACGATCGCTCCACCCGCGAACCTGATGGCGACAGCGGTTTGTCCGAAGGGCGGCTCCTCTTTGGCAGCCCCAGGCCGGCTCAGGTGTATAGTATCTATGAGCGGGATGCCTTCAGGGCTTCCCAGAAGGCTCGCCCGCCGGAAACCGACTCGCGATGCCGGACAGATGATGCTGAGTCTCAGGTGACGCGGACGAATCTTGTACGTGGGACAATGGCAGCCCGAGGTGGAATCGCAGATGGTCGAGGAGTACCGACAATCACAATCCCGCAGATGGCCAAGGAGAGTTGTGGCATTGGCGTTTCTGCTGTTGGGCTGCGCCTGCCTGAGCACCTGTGATCGCCGGAATACCGATCCGTCTGCGCTTGGCCTGCCCCCGACGGCATCGCCCAAGGAGGTCTACGAGCAGCTCCGGAAATGGCATGCTTCGCACTCATACGGGAGCATGGCACCGTGGGTCCATCCGGACAGCAGTGATGAGCTGATTGAGCTCCTGATCTCCATCGACGAGATGATGACCGCCAACACCACCGTGCAGGTGGCGCTGGCCCAGTATTGTCCGCACATCGACCCCCGTCAGTTTGACTTGCCGGCAATCGGCTACTTCCTTGAACTGTTCGCCCAGGATGCCAGGTTCGTCAGTGAAACCATCAACGGAGACCGGGCAGTGGTAGCGATCCAGGTGGCCGGACGT contains these protein-coding regions:
- a CDS encoding DegT/DnrJ/EryC1/StrS family aminotransferase gives rise to the protein MSIPLVNLKRLHDKLYTEIRTAINRVLAQGDFITGSDLAAFEEEFAAYCETKYCVGVGSGLDALTLAMRGLGIGPGDEVITTSNTFIATALSIYHAGATPVLVDHDPETYNLDPRRIAAAITPRTKAIVPVHLYGQPAEMDMIQAIADEHGLLVIEDAAQAHGARYKGRRAGSMGRAGCFSFYPGKNLGAMGDGGAVVTNDEDLAAWLMAARNYGSTVKYYHTMPGYNCRLDSMQAAILRVKLRYLDEWNATRRQLAARYREKLAGANISPPVERPHVDHIYHLFVVRCNQRDQVLKHLNSKGIGAGIHYPVPIHRQVGLSTRCIVPRPLVYTDRYCDQLLSLPMCPCLTEADMDIVVRELSAVTATAPTVTA
- a CDS encoding YqaA family protein, producing MTNNGQSTAVSPPTAKPAIPRWHLHRRMYDWVLHWADTPYGAIALFLLAFAESSFFPVPPDVLLIALVLGSRARWFRFAMTCTLASAIGGIAGYGIGLAFMDTIGTRIIAFYHAESYYQQVTQWYQQYDYWIVFIASLTPIPYKVFTIASGAFHMNLLGFVIVSIVGRGARFFAVSALLYFFGPPMKRFIDRYFNLLCVVFVILLVGGFAAIKYVR
- a CDS encoding RNA polymerase sigma factor; the protein is MGSLSPPDLRSDEELIRAINQGDTAAFETLYYRYRDWVVRLATRFSGRTDDALDVLQDTFAYLLRKTPSLRLSARMTTFLYPVVKHLSLAARRRSCRSLGCELDADVPAPPPSENDGARSSLAEVMAGLSPDQREVVLMRFVDDMTLAEIAQALRMPVGTVKSKLHRALERLQNDPRTRAYFQR
- a CDS encoding VIT domain-containing protein; the encoded protein is MKTSVKSLGIVVPLLALLALAAGGPVPRAMADGFIVVDDRSVEEIRRLWPHPRPVPRPTPWRYHMPLQVKNHLVEAELTDSVGVTRIDQTFHNPNNVQLEGTYIFPMADDVAVQKFSMMIGDKEVQAEVLDKDRAQQIYEEIVSKMKDPALLEYIGSRMYRARVFPIPANGDVRIKLEYSQVITATNGLATYRYPLNTEKYSSAPISQVAIRARIKTRQPLATVFCPSHQASIDRKGDNEASVGYEASNVLPDKDFVISYKTSNEDFAFVLLTHRQAGEEGYFMARIIPGEGARPRKVVAKDICFVIDTSGSMAGKKIQQAREALRYCLANLNADDRFNIVAFSTEARPYRDVLVPAKPENVETARQFAAELQAAGGTAIHDALLAALKARGSSDEDKGRPYMIVFLTDGLPTIGETNIDRILENVKKANAGGVRLFVFGVGNDVNTKLLDKLAEDNHGSRDYVAENEDLELKLSNFYGTIANPVLSDLKLTFDSGLGVHDLYPKVLPDLFKGGELVIFGRYANPGKGKVELAGRCGDEDLKRSWEESFPQTDAGQEYLPRLWATRKVGYLLDEIRLHGENKEVREEVVQLAKRFGIVTPYTSMLIMEEDEGRLARGESDRIEGLTLHRRLVKARPRPPAPARPRDSGRLFSMDAGDEAVAMSKEAKRMAVAERPHEMDSYFGGYARGSVGREPAAGGVASLGDAARYGYAPASQPAGQEDEQVMRYVGSRTFYRDGEKWVDSRYKKELQTTTVKAFSKEYFELVAAHPDLGKCFALGSKVIVVLGDKAYETTE
- a CDS encoding S8 family serine peptidase, with the translated sequence MILQPPDDEALRRNGTRRSSRATLAFIALVVDAAFVMAPGCQFPSANSDIVPDQLIVSLRPGATQGDLVNLLNGHDAAVNGQLQGLSAYLVGVDPRNREQLARSLRGSPLVEEVLNNRLIQVEITPNDPDYTIQWFLQTVHVPQAWTLTAGSGNITVAVLDTGVDASHPDLADKLRTGANTFDTGLSYADTSGHGTAVAGIIGAQSNNADGAASVAPGCPILPIRVTGPDNKADSWSIAAGIALAVNRGAKVINISFAPLHENDIVLRQARMAWVSGCLTVIAAGNGGGRVEAVGSDEVLFVGAIDQFDKLASFSTSGDFVDLVAPGVSIYTTTLGNAYAAWTGTSFAAPIASGIAALIWSVNPNLRPATVRDILLATARDLGPTGWDETFAFGCVDAATAVELAVRIVEQQDTTPPTIAIVSPAGGTAVSSPTVLQVEAGDALGIAEIVLYVDQTRKASDSVWPYGFVLDPGKYATGVHELRVKAVDLAGNVSEAAINVTITSAPDGIPPIVDITSPRSQTTVRGMVSIVARATDDRALSRIEILIDGNSVLSLEPSDSGATVAHNWNTADPRVALGSHTITVRATDASGNAATSSVNVTVAR
- a CDS encoding DUF362 domain-containing protein, with the translated sequence MDFIPITRVRRTFPADRLTDIEASVSEELIHCGVNLQPGSRIAIAVGSRGIAELDRFVRAVVQWVRRCGAEPFIVPAMGSHGGATAEGQRAVLAAYGVTEENVGCPVRSSMEVVELPQGDLPTKVFLDRQAASADNTILINRIKMHTSFRGRYESGLMKMIAVGLGKHAQAQALHRLGVDGLREMMPRVAGRILTHGNILLGLAIVENAYDEPMLVRAIRAPDIPAEEPALLDIARANMPALPVDRLDVLIVDQIGKDISGLGMDPNVIGRLKIRGQPEPKSPDIRVITIHDLSSASHGNAIGMGLADIITRRLFDKIDFTSTYANVLTTTFLERAKVPIIADTDREAVRMALQACPVSRPDEVRLIRIRNTLRLDDLQVSLPVLNEIRTLPGIQVSGSVESLFDSAEALRPWT
- a CDS encoding carbon-nitrogen hydrolase family protein, with protein sequence MSLNHDDTRPVSEKASEDGKKVGGRQVRVAAIQMLPATGDPKANVERADRLVREAVQKHRAQLVILPETTLTGYTSPSDKGLTLAQSRELAEPVPGPSVNHFARLAAELKVYIVWGLHERSGDKYYNAAVLLSPKGEILGTYRKVHINKYESHMGWTNGDRFQVWPCEIDGVSFNLGIMICFDREVPEAARCLTVLGADIIAIPQATGCTCEIPIHRDQLRVRAYENEVYIAMANWAGPVFKGHSMIIAPSGEVIRLGTRDEEILDATFDLDALKKHRENGIYGRHHRRPAVYGPLLEQ